From the Arthrobacter sp. PM3 genome, one window contains:
- a CDS encoding MFS transporter, whose protein sequence is MERQSRLWGPVLGFGLVSLATDMVSDGARPLGGPLLAQLGASALFVGLVTGAAEAASQGLRLLFGPWADRTGKYWAFTMTGYALTAVCVPLLAVTPLAGSAGLALAAALIIGDRVGKAVRSPAKTVLLAAAATAVGRGRGFGVHKSLDLVGALLGPLLVSAVLVATGSLPAAFAVLVIPAAAALAILVSLRRRVSDPGVDTPASDAGRAGSPAADPGRPPVFAGAFALFAVAAFFWSAGLVAFGVISYHLTAAVAVPVPVVPLLYAGAMGAAALAALASGVLYDRAGAAVLLGLPVLIAAVPILALAPGAGAAVAGVLVWGAATGVQDSTVKALVADLVPQPRQGTAYGVFAAFEGAGALVGGALYGWLYGARPLLIAAVAALQVAALALLLVTLRKVRRGSAEHGPARAPA, encoded by the coding sequence ATGGAACGGCAGTCCCGGCTGTGGGGGCCGGTGCTCGGATTCGGCCTCGTGAGCCTCGCCACGGACATGGTGTCCGACGGCGCCCGCCCGCTCGGCGGCCCCCTGCTGGCCCAGCTCGGCGCGTCCGCACTGTTCGTCGGCCTGGTGACCGGCGCGGCCGAGGCCGCGTCCCAGGGTCTCCGGCTGCTGTTCGGACCCTGGGCGGACCGGACCGGGAAGTACTGGGCCTTCACCATGACCGGGTATGCGCTCACCGCCGTTTGCGTCCCGTTGCTGGCGGTGACGCCCCTGGCGGGATCCGCCGGTCTGGCGTTGGCGGCCGCGCTCATCATCGGGGACCGGGTCGGCAAGGCCGTCCGCAGCCCGGCCAAGACCGTTCTGCTGGCCGCCGCTGCCACTGCGGTGGGCCGCGGCCGCGGCTTCGGCGTCCATAAGTCCCTGGACCTGGTCGGGGCCCTCCTGGGCCCGTTGCTCGTGTCCGCGGTGCTGGTTGCCACCGGTTCACTGCCGGCAGCGTTTGCGGTGCTGGTCATTCCGGCGGCGGCCGCGCTGGCAATCCTCGTGTCGTTGCGCCGCCGGGTCAGCGATCCCGGCGTGGATACCCCGGCGTCCGACGCCGGCCGCGCCGGGTCGCCGGCGGCGGACCCCGGCCGTCCGCCGGTGTTCGCCGGCGCTTTCGCCCTGTTTGCCGTGGCCGCGTTCTTTTGGAGCGCGGGCCTGGTGGCGTTCGGCGTCATCTCCTACCATCTGACGGCCGCAGTCGCTGTCCCCGTCCCGGTGGTTCCGCTGCTGTACGCCGGCGCCATGGGGGCTGCGGCCCTCGCCGCCCTCGCCAGCGGTGTCCTGTACGACCGTGCCGGGGCCGCGGTGCTGCTGGGATTGCCCGTGCTGATTGCGGCCGTGCCGATCCTGGCCCTGGCACCCGGTGCCGGGGCCGCAGTGGCGGGCGTCCTGGTCTGGGGCGCGGCCACGGGTGTCCAGGATTCCACGGTCAAGGCGCTGGTCGCCGACCTCGTCCCGCAGCCCCGCCAGGGCACGGCCTACGGCGTCTTCGCGGCATTCGAGGGCGCAGGGGCGCTGGTTGGCGGCGCGCTGTACGGCTGGCTTTACGGGGCCCGGCCGCTGCTCATCGCCGCG
- a CDS encoding cellulase family glycosylhydrolase, with protein MKPFSHLLRRSDRRLPAISAAFLGSAVAAALALTGVAVTAPPLAVAATTPAPTGWLHTSGGTILDSNNAPYTIKAASWFGLETPDCVPHGLWGTLTIDEALANIKSMGFNTVRLPFSNECLAATSIKGSVNYWANRAYNLEGKRPLDVMDTVIARARANGLQIILDRHRPSSADQSPLWYTSAYPESKWIADWKFLADRYKNDPTVIGADLHNEPAGAATWGGAAATDWQAAATRGGNAVLAANPNLLIIIEGIENQGNGTSTWWGGGLADVRNKPVTLATPNRVVYSPHDYPPSLFAQKWFSDPNYPNNLPAVWDANWGYLQKQGIAPVLLGEFGTALQTTPDKQWMEKIVSYLGSNAMSFAYWSFNPNSGITGGLVQSDWRTPEAAKLAALAPILKGTATPTATAAPTATPTATATPTPTATATPTPTVTATPTPTATPTLTATATPTPVPTSGAPISAAWKLSSSWNGGYVANIEVTGLRAAAGWSVSWPDPNVTKVVNSWGISCTAVPKVSVTCSGSDWATKIAAGQKLSVGLQVDSLKAPVNPVLTLK; from the coding sequence GTGAAGCCCTTTTCGCATCTGCTGCGCCGCAGCGACAGGAGACTGCCGGCAATCTCCGCCGCGTTTCTTGGCTCGGCCGTCGCCGCCGCGCTGGCACTCACCGGCGTCGCCGTGACGGCGCCGCCGCTGGCCGTCGCCGCCACCACCCCTGCCCCCACCGGGTGGCTGCACACGTCCGGCGGGACCATCCTGGACTCGAACAACGCCCCGTACACCATCAAGGCCGCCTCCTGGTTCGGACTGGAAACACCGGACTGCGTCCCGCACGGCCTGTGGGGAACGCTCACCATCGACGAGGCCCTGGCCAACATCAAGTCGATGGGGTTCAACACGGTCCGGCTGCCGTTCTCCAACGAGTGCCTGGCCGCGACGTCCATCAAGGGCAGCGTCAACTACTGGGCCAACCGGGCCTACAACCTCGAGGGCAAGCGCCCCCTGGATGTCATGGACACCGTCATTGCCCGGGCTAGGGCCAACGGACTGCAGATCATCCTGGACCGGCACCGGCCGTCCTCCGCTGACCAGTCTCCGCTCTGGTACACCTCGGCCTACCCGGAGTCGAAGTGGATCGCCGACTGGAAATTCCTGGCCGACCGCTACAAGAACGATCCCACGGTCATCGGCGCCGACCTCCACAACGAGCCCGCAGGTGCCGCGACCTGGGGCGGCGCCGCCGCCACCGACTGGCAGGCCGCCGCCACCCGCGGAGGGAACGCGGTCCTGGCCGCCAACCCCAACCTGCTGATCATCATCGAGGGCATCGAGAACCAGGGCAACGGCACGTCCACGTGGTGGGGCGGCGGCCTGGCCGACGTCAGGAACAAACCCGTCACGCTGGCCACGCCCAACCGCGTGGTGTACTCCCCGCACGACTACCCGCCGTCGCTCTTTGCCCAGAAGTGGTTCAGCGATCCCAACTACCCCAACAACCTGCCGGCCGTGTGGGACGCCAACTGGGGCTACCTCCAGAAGCAGGGCATCGCCCCGGTCCTGCTCGGCGAGTTCGGCACCGCGCTGCAGACCACCCCGGACAAGCAGTGGATGGAGAAGATCGTCTCCTACCTCGGCAGCAACGCCATGAGCTTCGCCTATTGGTCGTTCAACCCGAACAGCGGCATCACCGGAGGCCTGGTCCAGTCGGACTGGCGCACCCCGGAAGCGGCCAAACTCGCGGCCCTCGCGCCGATCCTGAAGGGCACCGCGACGCCGACAGCGACCGCGGCACCGACGGCGACGCCGACGGCCACTGCGACGCCGACACCTACGGCGACTGCGACCCCGACTCCGACCGTCACCGCCACACCGACGCCTACGGCAACGCCGACTCTGACGGCGACCGCGACGCCAACGCCCGTGCCGACGTCGGGCGCTCCGATCAGCGCGGCCTGGAAGCTCAGCAGTTCCTGGAACGGCGGCTATGTGGCCAATATTGAGGTCACGGGCCTCCGGGCGGCCGCCGGCTGGAGCGTCAGTTGGCCCGATCCCAACGTCACGAAGGTCGTCAACTCCTGGGGGATCAGCTGCACCGCGGTCCCGAAAGTGTCTGTCACCTGCAGCGGCTCGGACTGGGCCACGAAGATCGCCGCCGGCCAGAAACTGTCCGTGGGCCTGCAGGTGGATTCACTCAAAGCCCCGGTCAACCCCGTGCTGACCCTGAAGTAA